In Selenomonas dianae, a genomic segment contains:
- a CDS encoding polyprenyl synthetase family protein — protein MFDVIRQDLEIFEEELAQAVVSETALITDVGKHLISSGGKRLRPALFLLTARGGASFAYARALPIAIALELIHTASLVHDDVIDEADTRRGAVTTNAKWGNQVAILSGDYLFARAFKLVAEAGYDSSVYVKLAHLVCTLSEGEILQDHTAYQVPASEETYYERIRKKTADFLEICCELGGAIGGMSAADTEHMALYGHAIGMAFQITDDLLDYRQTSEDIGKPAGHDLAQGFVTLPVIRALEMLDAAGRAELTALITNPKMTAQEVARALEIVRTTDGLDYAQEKADAYLERAKNALPETLDTEVREAFLMAADFIGRREF, from the coding sequence ATGTTCGATGTCATACGGCAAGATCTTGAGATCTTCGAGGAGGAACTCGCACAGGCGGTTGTCTCTGAGACGGCACTCATTACGGATGTCGGGAAGCATCTCATCTCCTCGGGCGGAAAGCGTCTGCGTCCCGCGCTTTTCCTCCTCACGGCACGCGGCGGGGCTTCGTTTGCGTATGCGCGTGCACTTCCGATTGCGATTGCGCTCGAACTCATTCACACGGCATCCCTCGTGCATGACGATGTGATCGACGAGGCGGATACGCGGCGCGGTGCTGTGACGACAAACGCGAAATGGGGCAATCAGGTCGCCATCCTGAGCGGCGACTATCTCTTTGCACGCGCGTTCAAACTTGTTGCCGAGGCGGGCTATGATTCGTCGGTCTATGTGAAGCTCGCGCACCTCGTCTGCACTCTGAGCGAGGGGGAGATCCTTCAGGATCACACGGCGTATCAGGTGCCCGCAAGCGAGGAGACGTACTATGAGCGCATCCGAAAAAAGACGGCGGATTTTCTTGAAATCTGCTGCGAACTCGGCGGCGCGATCGGCGGCATGAGTGCGGCGGATACGGAGCACATGGCGCTCTACGGTCATGCGATTGGCATGGCGTTCCAGATCACCGACGACCTGCTCGACTATCGGCAGACATCGGAGGACATCGGAAAGCCGGCGGGGCATGATCTTGCACAGGGCTTTGTGACCCTGCCCGTCATCCGTGCGCTCGAAATGCTCGATGCGGCGGGACGTGCGGAGCTTACGGCACTCATCACGAACCCGAAGATGACTGCACAGGAAGTTGCGCGTGCACTCGAAATTGTCCGTACGACGGACGGGCTCGACTATGCGCAGGAGAAGGCGGATGCGTATCTGGAACGCGCGAAGAATGCGCTGCCCGAGACGCTCGACACGGAGGTTCGCGAGGCATTCCTGATGGCGGCGGACTTTATCGGACGCAGAGAGTTTTGA
- a CDS encoding menaquinone biosynthesis decarboxylase: MAYKDLREYIAALEERGLLRRITAEVDPELEITEITDRISKREGEKNVALLFENVKGSKMPVLMNAFGSYERMALAFGVEKLDDVADELTEILKIPHISLQNKMNLMTLIPMARKAINFPKYVKNAPCQEVVETEHPNLDEIPILKCWPDDGGPFVTLPLVFTKNPATGKRNVGMYRLQKYDSRTTGMHWHIHKNGAENFRDMKARGGARIEAAVAIGTDPVVTYAATAPLPRDIDEMVFAGFLRHKSVELVKCITVDLEVPATAEIILEGYVDTNEMRREGPFGDHTGYYSLADDYPVFHITAITHRRDAIYAATVVGKPPMEDCFLAKATERIFLPLLKQMLPEVVDVNMPLEGVFHDCVVVSIKKQFPMHARKVMHALWGMGQMMNVKMIIVVDAHVNVQDMKEVWWRVFNNIDAKYDLEIVQGPLDVLDHSSPMAKWGSKLGIDATKTWPEEGHAREWPDEIEMSEDIVKRVDERWKEFGLD, from the coding sequence TTGGCATATAAGGATCTGCGCGAATACATCGCCGCGCTTGAGGAGCGCGGACTGCTCCGACGCATTACGGCGGAGGTCGATCCGGAGCTTGAGATCACCGAGATCACGGATCGCATCTCAAAGCGCGAGGGCGAAAAAAATGTTGCACTGCTCTTTGAGAACGTCAAAGGCTCGAAGATGCCCGTGCTCATGAACGCGTTCGGCAGCTACGAGCGCATGGCACTCGCATTCGGCGTGGAAAAACTCGACGATGTGGCGGACGAGCTCACGGAGATCCTAAAGATTCCACACATCTCGCTCCAGAACAAGATGAACCTCATGACGCTGATCCCGATGGCGCGCAAGGCGATCAACTTCCCGAAATACGTGAAGAATGCGCCCTGCCAGGAGGTCGTCGAAACGGAGCATCCGAACCTCGACGAGATCCCCATTCTGAAATGCTGGCCGGACGACGGCGGCCCGTTCGTGACCCTGCCGCTCGTCTTTACGAAGAACCCCGCGACGGGCAAGCGCAACGTCGGTATGTACCGTCTGCAAAAGTACGACAGCCGCACGACGGGAATGCACTGGCACATCCACAAGAACGGCGCAGAGAACTTCCGCGACATGAAGGCGCGCGGCGGTGCGCGCATCGAGGCGGCGGTCGCCATCGGCACCGACCCCGTCGTGACCTATGCCGCGACGGCACCGCTGCCGCGCGACATCGACGAGATGGTCTTTGCGGGCTTCCTGCGGCATAAATCCGTCGAACTGGTGAAGTGTATCACCGTTGACCTCGAAGTACCCGCAACGGCAGAGATCATCCTTGAGGGCTACGTCGATACGAACGAGATGCGCCGCGAGGGACCGTTTGGCGACCATACGGGCTACTACTCCCTCGCGGACGACTATCCCGTCTTTCACATCACGGCGATCACGCACCGGAGAGATGCCATCTACGCCGCAACGGTGGTCGGCAAGCCGCCGATGGAGGACTGCTTTCTCGCCAAGGCGACGGAGCGCATCTTCCTGCCGCTCCTCAAGCAGATGCTGCCCGAGGTCGTCGATGTCAATATGCCGCTTGAGGGCGTATTCCACGACTGCGTTGTCGTCTCCATCAAGAAGCAGTTCCCGATGCACGCGCGCAAGGTCATGCACGCGCTCTGGGGCATGGGACAGATGATGAACGTCAAGATGATCATCGTCGTGGACGCGCACGTCAACGTGCAGGACATGAAGGAAGTCTGGTGGCGCGTCTTTAACAACATCGACGCGAAGTACGATCTTGAGATCGTGCAGGGGCCTCTGGACGTGCTCGACCACTCCTCGCCGATGGCAAAGTGGGGCTCGAAGCTCGGCATCGACGCGACAAAGACGTGGCCGGAGGAAGGGCACGCACGCGAGTGGCCCGATGAGATCGAAATGTCGGAGGACATTGTGAAGCGGGTCGATGAACGCTGGAAGGAGTTCGGTCTGGATTGA
- a CDS encoding flagellar basal body P-ring protein FlgI — translation MKKYGILLLLLALLFGTLPETASADSAVTRIKDISKVQGVRSNQLMGYGLVVGLDGTGDGSSSGETVQSIANMLTSYGINVNTGSLKLKNVAAVMVTATLPPFVREGDTLDVTVSSIGDAKSLRGGTLLQTPLRAGNGEVYVVAQGGVSTGGFSTSGGGTSVSKAFPTVGIAVNAGIVERTVEDDGIGANGQISLSLMRPDFTTATRVAGAINAQYGSIAQASNPGRVDVVVPSYFRENVVGFVSSIEELPVRPDNMARVIVNERTGTIIMGADVSVDAISITQGGLTIRIQGAKDVSQPGPFSYGNTVVTDSSDVDVTDHKGSTIILPATTNIGDIVGALNTVGANPRETISILQAMKAAGALHAELDIV, via the coding sequence ATGAAGAAATATGGCATCCTTCTGCTTCTCCTTGCGCTCCTTTTCGGCACGCTGCCTGAAACTGCGTCGGCGGATTCCGCCGTGACGCGGATCAAGGACATCAGCAAGGTGCAGGGCGTGCGCTCCAACCAGCTCATGGGCTATGGTCTGGTCGTCGGTCTGGACGGCACGGGCGACGGGTCAAGCTCGGGCGAGACGGTGCAGTCCATCGCCAATATGCTGACGAGTTACGGCATCAATGTGAATACCGGATCACTGAAACTCAAAAACGTTGCGGCGGTCATGGTGACGGCGACACTCCCTCCGTTTGTGCGTGAGGGGGACACCTTGGACGTGACCGTCTCCTCGATCGGCGATGCGAAGAGCCTGCGTGGCGGGACACTGCTCCAGACGCCGCTGCGTGCGGGCAACGGCGAGGTCTACGTCGTCGCACAGGGCGGCGTTTCCACGGGCGGGTTCTCGACCTCCGGCGGCGGTACGAGCGTATCGAAGGCGTTCCCGACGGTCGGCATCGCCGTGAATGCGGGCATTGTCGAGCGTACGGTGGAGGACGACGGCATCGGTGCGAACGGGCAGATTTCGCTCTCGCTCATGCGTCCGGACTTTACGACGGCGACGCGTGTCGCAGGGGCGATCAACGCACAGTACGGGAGCATCGCACAGGCGAGCAATCCCGGGCGTGTGGACGTTGTCGTTCCGTCCTATTTCCGTGAGAACGTGGTCGGCTTTGTTTCGTCCATCGAGGAACTGCCCGTCCGTCCCGACAATATGGCGCGTGTCATTGTGAACGAGCGTACGGGGACGATCATCATGGGCGCGGATGTCTCCGTGGATGCGATTTCGATTACGCAGGGCGGTCTGACGATCCGCATTCAGGGGGCGAAGGACGTTTCCCAGCCGGGGCCGTTCAGCTACGGCAATACCGTGGTGACGGACAGCTCCGATGTCGATGTGACGGATCACAAGGGCAGCACGATCATCCTGCCTGCGACGACGAACATCGGCGATATTGTAGGTGCGCTCAATACTGTGGGTGCGAATCCGCGTGAGACGATCTCGATCCTGCAGGCGATGAAGGCGGCGGGGGCGCTGCACGCCGAGCTTGATATTGTGTAA
- the flgG gene encoding flagellar basal-body rod protein FlgG, whose amino-acid sequence MMRALWSAASGMKAQQTHMDVVAHNIANVNTHGGKKVRAEFQDLVYQTLREAGAQNGADSQYPTALQIGLGTRVAATQRVFTQGPLQTTDNPTDIGIQGEGFFRVTMPDGTTAYTRDGTWKLDADRRMVTTDGYLLADGITIGQNAPSDSITISGDGRVSYREAGQTQQQEAGQITLARFVNPAGLTAIGKNLFVVSDASGEAIESNPGVDGAGTLAQGTLEMSNVQIVEEMVEMIVSQRAYESNSKAITTSDSMLEIANSLKR is encoded by the coding sequence ATGATGCGAGCACTTTGGTCTGCGGCATCCGGTATGAAGGCACAGCAGACGCATATGGATGTCGTCGCGCACAACATTGCCAACGTCAATACGCACGGCGGCAAGAAGGTGCGTGCGGAGTTCCAGGATCTCGTCTATCAGACGCTGCGCGAGGCGGGCGCACAGAACGGCGCGGACTCGCAGTACCCGACCGCACTCCAGATCGGACTTGGCACGCGCGTTGCAGCGACGCAGCGCGTCTTTACGCAGGGCCCCTTGCAGACGACGGACAACCCGACCGACATCGGCATCCAGGGCGAGGGCTTCTTCCGCGTCACGATGCCGGACGGAACAACGGCATACACGCGCGACGGTACGTGGAAACTCGATGCGGATCGCCGCATGGTGACGACAGACGGCTATCTGCTCGCCGACGGCATCACGATCGGACAGAATGCACCGTCGGACTCCATCACGATCTCCGGCGACGGGCGTGTCTCCTACCGTGAGGCGGGACAGACCCAGCAGCAGGAGGCGGGGCAGATCACGCTTGCCCGCTTTGTGAATCCGGCGGGACTCACCGCCATCGGGAAAAACCTCTTCGTTGTATCCGATGCTTCGGGCGAAGCGATCGAGTCGAATCCCGGGGTGGACGGCGCGGGCACGCTCGCACAGGGGACGCTTGAGATGAGCAATGTGCAGATCGTTGAGGAAATGGTCGAGATGATCGTTTCCCAGCGCGCCTATGAGTCCAATTCGAAGGCGATCACGACATCGGATTCGATGCTTGAGATCGCGAACTCGCTCAAGCGTTGA
- a CDS encoding flagellar basal body L-ring protein FlgH, whose translation MSKQKWLAGALAAALCTASLAPVVSAESLWNNPNGQPAKNLFADHRATGIGDIVTIVISESTTTSATRSSSNEKSGSVKLGAGIGIFDFLQAASAGSSDKFSAKGSAASSNRVAGNVTVTVVDITPGGNFILEGTQSIWQNKNEHKIVFRGTCRPEDISSSNTILSTRVADATVRFDGKGPLNAKQRQGILTQIFNILF comes from the coding sequence ATGAGTAAACAAAAATGGCTGGCAGGGGCTCTGGCCGCCGCACTCTGTACGGCAAGCCTCGCTCCCGTCGTTTCGGCAGAATCCCTGTGGAACAATCCGAACGGGCAGCCGGCGAAAAATCTGTTTGCCGATCACCGTGCGACGGGCATCGGGGATATTGTCACCATTGTCATCAGCGAGTCGACGACGACCTCTGCGACGCGCAGCAGCTCGAATGAAAAGAGCGGCTCGGTCAAACTGGGTGCCGGCATTGGCATCTTTGACTTTTTGCAGGCGGCGTCAGCGGGCAGTTCGGACAAGTTCAGTGCGAAGGGTTCCGCCGCCTCCTCGAACCGCGTTGCGGGCAACGTCACGGTCACGGTGGTGGATATAACGCCGGGCGGCAATTTCATCCTGGAGGGTACACAGTCCATCTGGCAGAACAAAAACGAGCACAAGATTGTGTTCCGAGGCACCTGCCGTCCCGAGGACATTTCGAGTTCGAATACGATTCTCTCGACGCGCGTCGCGGATGCAACCGTACGATTTGACGGGAAAGGCCCGCTCAACGCAAAGCAGCGGCAGGGCATTCTCACGCAGATCTTTAACATTCTGTTCTGA
- the tatA gene encoding twin-arginine translocase TatA/TatE family subunit → MFGIGVPELILILVVGLIVFGPGKLPEMGRSLGKGIREFRKASNALTAAINAPEPPPAPPAAAPAAQPAAQPLQATSATPATAETPAAAPVPTATPTAATAAAAVEAHKAEQKAAAAEVKTQS, encoded by the coding sequence ATGTTTGGCATTGGCGTACCCGAACTGATTTTGATTTTGGTGGTGGGGCTGATCGTCTTTGGCCCCGGCAAGCTCCCCGAGATGGGGCGTTCGCTCGGCAAGGGCATCCGTGAGTTCCGCAAGGCATCGAACGCGCTGACCGCAGCGATCAACGCCCCCGAGCCGCCGCCCGCACCGCCTGCAGCTGCACCTGCGGCGCAGCCCGCAGCACAGCCGCTACAGGCGACATCGGCGACACCGGCGACGGCAGAAACACCCGCCGCGGCACCGGTGCCCACGGCGACCCCGACCGCAGCGACTGCTGCGGCGGCAGTCGAGGCGCACAAGGCGGAGCAGAAAGCGGCTGCCGCAGAAGTCAAGACACAATCGTAA
- the tatC gene encoding twin-arginine translocase subunit TatC: MAEDSKEVGAVSGEQPVPAPVDASPAPRLETASAADVTDDDGSMSLIAHLTELRSRLIKCLLAVAVGSGVGYYFIDEIMHYLTVPVGKLYYMQPAEAFFTYIKIAVVVGFLLALPVIFYHVWRFFLPALTRAERLVLGIVVPVSVILFFLGLAFSFFLVFPAAIMFFKGFGNEELEALFSVNRYFEFVIMFVLPFGFVFELPLVITILGKLGFISSAFLRKYARIVIFLSFIIAAVISPTPDVFTQSMIALPMIALYGVGYLIVRFILRK, translated from the coding sequence ATGGCGGAGGATTCGAAAGAAGTCGGTGCAGTGAGCGGGGAGCAGCCTGTCCCTGCACCCGTTGACGCTTCGCCTGCACCGCGGTTGGAGACAGCGTCTGCGGCGGATGTGACGGACGACGACGGCAGCATGTCGCTCATCGCACACCTCACGGAGCTGCGTTCGCGCCTCATCAAGTGCCTGCTTGCGGTCGCCGTCGGCTCCGGTGTCGGCTATTACTTCATCGACGAGATCATGCACTATCTGACCGTTCCGGTCGGAAAGCTCTACTATATGCAGCCCGCAGAGGCGTTCTTTACCTACATCAAGATTGCCGTTGTCGTGGGCTTTCTTCTCGCGCTGCCCGTCATCTTCTATCATGTGTGGCGGTTTTTCCTGCCCGCCCTGACGCGTGCGGAGCGGCTTGTTCTCGGGATTGTCGTGCCTGTTTCGGTGATTCTCTTTTTCCTCGGGCTCGCATTCTCGTTCTTCCTCGTATTCCCTGCGGCAATCATGTTCTTCAAGGGATTCGGCAACGAGGAACTTGAGGCGCTCTTTTCCGTGAACCGCTATTTCGAGTTCGTCATTATGTTCGTGCTGCCGTTCGGCTTCGTCTTTGAACTGCCGCTCGTCATCACGATCCTCGGCAAGTTGGGCTTCATTTCCTCTGCATTCCTGCGGAAATACGCCCGCATCGTCATCTTCCTCTCGTTCATCATTGCCGCCGTGATCTCGCCGACACCCGACGTGTTCACGCAGTCGATGATCGCCCTGCCGATGATCGCGCTCTACGGGGTCGGCTATCTGATTGTACGGTTTATACTGAGAAAGTAA
- a CDS encoding Sec-independent protein translocase subunit TatA/TatB: MFGLGVPELVLILIIGLVVFGPGRLPDIGKALGKSIKEFKSANNEKDDARAEINVTEEAKRLPESEKKEAKS, encoded by the coding sequence ATGTTTGGTCTGGGAGTTCCCGAACTCGTCCTCATCCTCATCATCGGGCTTGTCGTCTTTGGTCCCGGCCGTCTGCCGGACATCGGCAAGGCGCTCGGCAAGAGCATCAAGGAGTTCAAGTCGGCAAACAACGAGAAGGACGATGCCCGCGCGGAGATCAACGTCACCGAGGAGGCAAAGCGTCTGCCGGAGAGTGAGAAAAAAGAGGCAAAGAGCTGA
- a CDS encoding rod-binding protein, whose protein sequence is MTIQPIHDAALLSGTAQTSYNAARVSAEEKSFQATLDELQRKATEDAPLHKTTPEDLEAKKLREACEGFEAMFLSMMYKQMRATVPENDLFGKKSNAIEIFEDMRDTELMNAAAKSGGIGIADMMYQQLTIKTR, encoded by the coding sequence ATGACGATTCAGCCGATCCATGATGCGGCTCTTTTGAGCGGCACGGCGCAGACCTCCTACAATGCCGCACGCGTGAGTGCCGAGGAGAAGTCCTTTCAGGCGACGCTCGACGAGCTGCAGCGAAAGGCGACGGAGGATGCGCCCCTGCATAAGACGACGCCGGAGGATCTTGAGGCGAAGAAGCTGCGCGAGGCGTGCGAGGGCTTCGAGGCGATGTTTCTCAGCATGATGTACAAGCAGATGCGTGCGACCGTGCCGGAGAACGATCTTTTTGGCAAAAAATCCAACGCCATCGAAATCTTCGAGGATATGCGCGATACCGAGCTGATGAATGCGGCGGCAAAGAGCGGCGGCATCGGCATCGCAGATATGATGTATCAGCAGCTCACCATCAAGACAAGGTGA
- a CDS encoding phosphodiester glycosidase family protein: MRLLKKIAVLAAALMFAASSCVWAAELNALRSSSTAARDRIVFDFSEMPLYHISLSEDGRELTFDFVDTNAAAFRRSAVRTARIDSVSYAARRGHFYVTVTMAKGMDYALGNLMNPARVYLDVAPKGAAKPQPRDTGALPPSSPAKPAVAPAGGAQPEQPKLPILKEETIATGLMLRTYIYEDEDGQVTSYFVEADPTKYSVRPALARGIIPGRQTVSGIAHDTNAAAAINASYFALNGEILGVTKINGTIVGTTYYDRSAFGVMPDGSFVFGTVSYSGTVKIDQVTLPVSGVNAERGENGLVIYNRAYGHSTGTNPYGLEYVIRAGRVAEINTNDSAIPADGYVVSVHGTSMDAFAAAGTRIGDPAVLTEYTGGMWDMAEQIVGAGPRLVENGAVHVTAGEEQFPGDIRYGRAPRSAVGVTKKGRVVFAVVDGRQEDSHGLTLTEFAALLVKFGVQNAINLDGGGSSALYVDGDVVNSPSDGQERAVGSALILQKR, encoded by the coding sequence ATGCGTTTATTGAAAAAAATTGCGGTACTCGCGGCAGCATTGATGTTTGCGGCATCCTCCTGCGTTTGGGCGGCGGAGCTGAACGCTCTGCGCTCGTCGAGTACAGCGGCACGCGACCGCATTGTCTTTGACTTTTCGGAGATGCCGCTCTACCATATCAGTCTCTCCGAGGATGGGCGCGAGCTGACCTTTGACTTTGTGGATACGAACGCCGCCGCCTTCCGACGTTCCGCCGTGCGGACGGCACGCATCGACTCCGTTTCCTATGCTGCGCGGCGCGGGCATTTCTACGTGACGGTCACGATGGCAAAGGGGATGGACTATGCGCTCGGCAATCTGATGAACCCCGCGCGCGTCTATCTCGATGTCGCACCCAAGGGAGCGGCAAAGCCGCAGCCAAGGGACACGGGGGCATTGCCGCCGTCATCTCCTGCAAAACCGGCGGTCGCGCCGGCGGGAGGCGCACAGCCGGAACAGCCGAAACTCCCGATTCTGAAAGAGGAAACGATCGCCACAGGGCTGATGCTGCGCACCTATATCTACGAGGACGAGGATGGGCAGGTGACCTCGTATTTTGTCGAGGCGGATCCGACGAAGTACAGCGTCCGTCCGGCACTTGCCCGTGGCATCATCCCCGGGCGGCAGACCGTGAGCGGCATTGCACACGACACCAATGCGGCGGCGGCGATCAATGCGTCCTATTTTGCGCTGAACGGGGAGATCCTCGGTGTGACGAAGATCAACGGTACGATTGTCGGCACGACCTACTATGACCGCAGCGCATTCGGTGTGATGCCGGACGGATCCTTTGTCTTTGGTACGGTTTCCTACAGCGGAACTGTGAAGATCGACCAAGTGACGCTCCCCGTCTCGGGGGTCAACGCCGAGCGCGGCGAAAACGGACTCGTCATCTACAACCGCGCCTACGGGCATTCGACGGGGACGAATCCGTACGGGTTGGAGTATGTGATTCGTGCGGGACGGGTTGCCGAGATCAACACGAACGATTCGGCGATTCCCGCAGATGGCTATGTCGTTTCCGTGCATGGAACCTCGATGGATGCGTTTGCGGCGGCAGGAACGCGCATCGGCGATCCCGCAGTCCTTACGGAGTATACAGGCGGTATGTGGGATATGGCGGAGCAGATTGTCGGCGCAGGTCCACGCCTTGTCGAGAACGGCGCCGTTCACGTGACGGCGGGCGAAGAGCAGTTCCCCGGCGACATCCGCTATGGGCGTGCGCCGCGCAGTGCCGTCGGCGTGACAAAGAAAGGCAGGGTTGTCTTTGCCGTCGTCGACGGACGGCAGGAGGACAGCCACGGGCTGACACTGACCGAGTTTGCCGCCCTGCTCGTAAAATTCGGCGTGCAGAACGCCATCAACCTCGACGGCGGCGGATCGTCCGCGCTCTATGTGGACGGCGATGTGGTAAATTCTCCCTCCGACGGGCAGGAACGTGCCGTCGGCAGTGCGCTGATTTTGCAGAAACGATAA
- the flgA gene encoding flagellar basal body P-ring formation chaperone FlgA, translating into MISLRSILTAILCLWSGLFAFLWMGAPPAAAYGATMEDPFPTVLSSAQLSSLAERQIEEKLGRDGETRRHELRLQRAAATMHLPAGEVTAVVEFPRGLPYGREFPAAFTIYIDGVLNRRATSYYRLTVYDHVLVAMKDIRAEEPISAANARVEERAVDTLPELTLTDFTRLEGRVAGRWIRMDTAITPAMLAMPLVLRPGNPVELVYDADGIAIRAEGIALEPGRIGYTIRVRNARSGKILRGKVVDAATVQIIG; encoded by the coding sequence TTGATTTCTCTAAGAAGCATCCTCACAGCCATTCTATGTCTATGGAGTGGCTTATTCGCTTTTCTGTGGATGGGTGCTCCGCCTGCCGCCGCCTATGGCGCGACGATGGAGGATCCGTTTCCGACGGTGCTCTCCTCTGCGCAGCTCTCGTCGCTTGCGGAGCGGCAGATCGAGGAGAAACTGGGCAGGGACGGCGAGACGCGGCGGCACGAGCTGCGTCTGCAGCGCGCCGCTGCGACCATGCACCTCCCCGCAGGCGAAGTGACCGCCGTCGTCGAGTTCCCACGCGGGCTGCCGTACGGGCGTGAGTTTCCTGCGGCATTCACCATCTACATCGACGGCGTACTGAACCGGCGGGCGACCAGCTACTATCGTCTCACCGTCTATGACCATGTGCTCGTAGCGATGAAGGACATCCGTGCGGAGGAGCCGATCTCCGCCGCGAATGCGCGGGTGGAGGAGCGGGCGGTGGACACGCTGCCGGAGCTTACCCTCACGGATTTTACGCGGTTGGAGGGACGTGTGGCGGGGCGCTGGATCCGTATGGATACGGCAATCACCCCCGCAATGCTTGCCATGCCGCTTGTCCTGCGTCCGGGGAATCCCGTGGAGCTCGTTTACGATGCGGACGGCATCGCCATTCGCGCCGAGGGAATTGCCCTCGAACCGGGGCGCATCGGCTATACGATCCGCGTGCGCAATGCGCGTTCCGGCAAGATCCTGCGCGGCAAGGTCGTCGATGCTGCGACGGTGCAGATCATCGGATGA
- a CDS encoding 4-hydroxybenzoate octaprenyltransferase, producing the protein MERLRAHMNNTAFHHTVFSLPFALMGALLAAGGNPPLGDLGWIVLAITAARSAALALDNLADLKYDKQQPRLAYRAMVQGRVTKKEALVFIGVCLLVLVFAVLQLNPVCIRLLPFAAVPFLIYPYMKRVTGWVHLFLGVAIGMAPAGGWVAVSGKIELPMLVLFIAVALWIAAFDAMYGAQDEAFDRSHGLHSLAVTFGAEGAFRIARAMHVLSIILFVALGAMMHLAFPYYIGVAIAAGTLVYQHRIAGPTDFSRVTQMYFMRNGIVSIAIFIFTWISYLV; encoded by the coding sequence ATGGAGCGTCTGCGGGCGCACATGAACAATACCGCCTTTCATCATACGGTGTTCTCCCTGCCGTTCGCGCTCATGGGAGCACTGCTTGCGGCAGGGGGCAATCCGCCCCTCGGCGATCTCGGCTGGATCGTGCTCGCCATCACGGCGGCGCGTTCGGCGGCACTCGCCCTCGACAATCTCGCTGATCTGAAGTATGACAAACAGCAGCCCCGCCTCGCCTATCGTGCGATGGTGCAGGGGCGCGTGACAAAGAAGGAGGCGCTCGTCTTTATAGGCGTGTGCCTCCTTGTGCTTGTATTTGCCGTCTTGCAGCTGAATCCCGTCTGCATCCGCCTTCTGCCGTTTGCCGCCGTACCATTTCTCATCTACCCGTATATGAAACGTGTGACGGGGTGGGTTCATCTCTTCCTCGGCGTTGCCATCGGCATGGCGCCGGCGGGCGGCTGGGTGGCGGTCAGTGGGAAGATCGAGCTGCCGATGCTCGTCCTCTTTATCGCTGTCGCGCTCTGGATCGCCGCGTTCGATGCGATGTACGGGGCGCAGGATGAGGCGTTTGACCGCAGTCATGGGCTCCACTCCCTCGCGGTCACGTTCGGTGCAGAGGGGGCGTTTCGGATCGCGCGTGCCATGCACGTTCTCTCCATCATCCTCTTTGTTGCGCTCGGTGCGATGATGCATCTTGCATTTCCCTACTACATCGGTGTCGCCATCGCGGCGGGAACGCTCGTCTATCAGCACCGCATTGCGGGTCCGACGGACTTCTCGCGCGTGACACAGATGTACTTTATGCGGAACGGGATTGTGTCGATTGCAATTTTTATCTTTACGTGGATCAGTTATTTGGTGTAG